A single region of the Nicotiana sylvestris chromosome 6, ASM39365v2, whole genome shotgun sequence genome encodes:
- the LOC138871317 gene encoding disease resistance protein RLM3-like has protein sequence MVLDNFLSKNNRLSVTDQNKTKTLSNVGIRTFKVDELEIDEKGCKELQKIIQESRILIVVFTKEYTSSERCLDELLFILESKRAFRRFVLPVFYDVDPSKVRKQKGSFEQDSLIYEERCKSGTEGRRLELLHKVKEWKAALTEVADLGGMVL, from the exons ATGGTTCTAGACAATTTCTTATCAAAGAACAATCGTTTATCAGTGACtgatcaaaacaaaacaaaaa CTTTATCAAATGTTGGTATTCGCACATTCAAGGTTGACGAACTTGAGATAGATGAAAAGGGATGtaaagaattgcagaaaataattCAAGAATCAAGAATTCTCATTGTTGTCTTCACTAAAGAGTATACCTCTTCAGAGAGGTGCCTTGATGAACTTTTGTTTATACTTGAGAGTAAGAGAGCTTTTCGACGTTTTGTTCTACCCGTGTTTTATGATGTGGATCCCTCAAAAGTGAGGAAACAAAAAGGTAGTTTTGAACAAGATTCTTTAATATATGAAGAGAGATGTAAATCCGGGACCGAAGGAAGGAGACTGGAATTGTTGCATAAGGTGAAGGAATGGAAGGCTGCTCTAACAGAAGTTGCTGATTTGGGAGGAATGGTCTTATAG